The window aaagaggaTCTGAAAGGGTCTTAATTTATCTGCTGGGAGACACGAGATCTGTCTCTCTCctcaactttttaatttttttttttttttaattcaaaagaCACTCATGGTAGTATTACCGATGAGCTTGCTCTAATGCTTAGATTAAGAAAATCGTTGTCGTGATGGGAAATTTCTGTTCACAAACCATATAGTGAAATCTGAATCATACATTCTGTTTTGTCGGATGGATTCTGCgttgtattatataattttatacagtaatcttaaattttaaactaatcatAACGATTACATtgtttagctaactaaaaaaagTCACACTAGTCGAAAAAATCATACTTATATCATTACGAAACATCAATATATGTCAACAGATGGGCCTAGTTTGTTTATCTTATTGGGCTCTACAAAAGGATTCATACATCTCAAAATTGGGCGTTTAAGATcctaataacattttaatattttattaaatcgtcaaattaaaattattatctatatctgtatatacatttttcaaatacatttagcaaataaatcataaacttgccacctatttacaaaactttattaaattatgataaagtttctgatttttgtaaacaattattcTCCCATAATTctaactttccaaaaaaatcggAACCACTACTATTTGCATTAAAtactaatttgataattaattaaataaatataactttctttaaacttgaaaaaaaaatattcttaatcaaagtaataatatttttgcgGGTTAAAGTCATTAAATCTGTTGCGGATCAGACCTCACATGGCgagttaaaacaaaactaaaagaattaaattagtaaaatgctTACATATCCTAATCCTGTAAACTCAAGCGGGGCATATGGGTGCAGACTATATACTCCTATGGGTtttatagaataattttttgCGGGTTAAAGTCATTAAACCTGTTCCAGAACCGACCTGACATTACGGGTTTGAactaaagttaaaaatattaatttatttcacatattatagatttttaactcacaaaataattaaccatcctatgaaacccgtgaaagtataTACATGTCCGCAACTGTTTCAGTACatacatttattaatttttaatggtataaatcttttaatttataaaatatttaaagaaaaacataactaatgataattatttcaaaaataaatgtacatatatttactaaaatatttaaatgttttagaaacagaataaaaacaaaaatagtttcgGGGTGTATCGCGGATTCAAACCTAGTTATACACACATCACACAACAGAGTATtataatctaattaattatcattatgAGCCATCGTAATTGTCTAATAGACTAATTAATGTCATTAAAGAGTTTAAGACGTTACATGTAATACCAACGACTTTTTCTCTCGCCACGCGCATGACGGAGCGTGCATTTCACTCTCTAAAAGTTTCATTTTGTCTCTCACAAAACGAAATCTGAAACCGCCACACACAGTcgccaaaacaaaacaaatgtctCTCTCCCTTCCCTCTTCTTCCGCCGCCGCCGCTGCTACTGCGGCGGCGTCGACATCGGGATCATCGTCTTCCACGGCGACAGTTTCTTCACCCTCCACGACGACGTCCTGGTTCTCCGGAATCGTTCGTGGCCGTGGTGATAAATCCGGCACCGCGAAGCTATCTAAAAGCTCTTCCATGGCTGGAGGGGGAAGCGGAAGCGGAGATTATGGTGGACCAATCAAAGGGAAGAATCAATTTCGTGGAGTTTTGTTCAAATACGGTCCCAAATCCATTCAGgttctcttccttctccaaTTTCGATTTGTTTAAATTTGGGTTTGCTTTTGAGttacatcaaaccaaaaaggtttttcctttttgttccttttattGGGTTGCTTAAGGTTAACGTTTCCAAGCCCATGTGAGAGAcctttgatttcatttttgcATCAGTTGACTAGTTTTATATAGCAGCAGTGATCATCATCCAAGTTTACAAAGATGGTTCCTTTCTGACAAAAAACTCAGGATTGGATGTTACCTGGGATTGTTGTTTATGAGTTTTTCCATGGTTAGATTCTGGTAGTAACAACAGCTTTGCTTGTCTGTTTCATTCATGTGTATCTCTAGGTGGCTTTTAAGACCGGAGAGTATAAACAACAAGTGGTATTTATCGGTGGACTAACCGATGGACTTTTAGCTACTGAGTATGTGGCTTCTCTCTTTTGATCTTAATCTTTATCTTTTGGCATGAATTGGCCTATGAAAATctcatttatattaattgatagaACTTTCATAAATTGGCCGTTTCAGTTACTTGGAACCTCTTGCAATTGCTTTGGATAAAGAGAAATGGTCACTTGTTCAACTACTGATGTCGTCTTCGTATTCTGGATTTGGCACTTCCAGCTTGAAACAAGTAATcatttatttgaatttgatttcttcttgccTTGTTATATTGTTTGACTCTGGGGAAAAGCTAAGAATTTCTCCATTCAGCAATGTACTTAACAATATATTCTTGTTCCTTTTGATGAAGGATGCTCAAGAGATCGACCAGCTAATAAACTATCTCATCAACAAAGAGAACTCTGAGGGTGTTGTTCTGCTTGGTCATAGCACTGGCTGCCAGGTGATTGGTTATGCTCCCAAACAGTTTTCCTCATGGTTCTGTAAGAAAGTGATGACAGAAACTCTTTCTTCTCGCTCTTAACAGGATATTGTGTATTATATGGGAACAAATGCTGCATGCTCCCGAGCTGTCCGAGCTGCAATTTTGCAGGTGCTAGTTCTAGATTCTGACttgtacatttttttattttcttaaagcTACTCATTCTCTTATGTGAAAGGCCTTGAAGTTGGGTCTTGTGTTGTGTGTTGTATCATATATTTCGACTTTAGTTCATACTGGTTATTGCAATAATTATGTAGGCACCGGTCAGTGATAGAGAGTACAAAGCAACGCTTCCTGAAACACCAACTATGATAGACTTGGCTGCAAACATGATAGAAGAAGGTAAAGGAGAGGAGCTAATGCCTAGAGAAGCTGATCCTTGTGCTCCAATCTCTGCGTATAGGTAAATCTCTATATGTCTTTGTACCATAGTCACAGACTTGAAAATGGAAGAATTGTGTGTTTAAACATGTCtagattccaaaaaaaattatattttgcttGTGTCCTGCAGATATCACTCCCTCTGCGCTTACATGGGGGATGACGATATGTTTAGTTCTGACCTTAGTGATGATCAGTTGAAAACTAGACTTGGGCATATGGCTAACACACCTTGTCAggtaaaacaaaaccaaccttGTAAAGCATTTCCAGTCCGGATgaacataattgtttttttttttttttttttctgtgg is drawn from Camelina sativa cultivar DH55 chromosome 8, Cs, whole genome shotgun sequence and contains these coding sequences:
- the LOC104706221 gene encoding UPF0613 protein PB24D3.06c-like, whose product is MSLSLPSSSAAAAATAAASTSGSSSSTATVSSPSTTTSWFSGIVRGRGDKSGTAKLSKSSSMAGGGSGSGDYGGPIKGKNQFRGVLFKYGPKSIQVAFKTGEYKQQVVFIGGLTDGLLATDYLEPLAIALDKEKWSLVQLLMSSSYSGFGTSSLKQDAQEIDQLINYLINKENSEGVVLLGHSTGCQDIVYYMGTNAACSRAVRAAILQAPVSDREYKATLPETPTMIDLAANMIEEGKGEELMPREADPCAPISAYRYHSLCAYMGDDDMFSSDLSDDQLKTRLGHMANTPCQVIFSMGDEYVPEYVDKKALVNRLSKAMGGAEKVEIEHGNHSLSNRVHEAVQAIMGFVKREGPSGWDDPWS